A single genomic interval of Mucilaginibacter boryungensis harbors:
- the mqnE gene encoding aminofutalosine synthase MqnE: protein MQSEQNLQLLLQSQHLSAELKHIAKKVLVGERITFDEGVILFETGELGYLGILANYIREQKHGAKTYFNRNFHIEPTNLCVYDCKFCSYSRLIKERSEGWEYTMDDMLNIVKKYDTESVTEVHIVGGVLPQYDVPFYMELFNRIKAHRPDLHVKALTPVEYHYIFKKAKLDYATGMRMMKEAGLESMPGGGAEIFHPEIRDQIAKDKCTADQWLQIHEEWHKLGMRSNATMLYGHIEAYKHRIDHMERLRQLQDKTGGFQTFIPLKFRNKDNQMSHIAESSVIEDLRNYAISRIYLDNFDHVKAYWAMISRTTAQLSLNFGVDDIDGTLDDTTKIYSMAGAEEQHPGMSTRELVELIKQAGRHPIERDTLYNVVTDYNEYEFPEQAKPQFYKLPVVN from the coding sequence ATGCAAAGTGAGCAAAACTTACAACTATTATTGCAGTCTCAGCACTTATCTGCCGAATTAAAACATATTGCTAAGAAGGTACTTGTTGGTGAACGAATTACCTTTGATGAAGGTGTAATTTTGTTTGAAACAGGAGAATTAGGTTACCTGGGTATTTTAGCTAATTATATCCGCGAACAAAAGCATGGTGCTAAAACTTACTTTAACCGAAATTTCCATATCGAACCTACTAATCTTTGTGTTTACGATTGTAAGTTCTGTTCTTATTCACGTCTGATCAAAGAACGATCTGAAGGGTGGGAGTATACCATGGACGATATGCTTAACATCGTGAAGAAGTATGATACCGAATCGGTTACTGAGGTGCATATTGTCGGTGGGGTTTTACCACAATATGATGTGCCATTTTATATGGAATTATTTAACCGGATTAAAGCCCATCGCCCCGATTTGCATGTGAAAGCATTGACACCTGTAGAATATCATTATATATTTAAAAAAGCCAAGCTTGATTATGCTACCGGCATGCGCATGATGAAGGAAGCCGGGTTGGAAAGTATGCCGGGTGGTGGCGCCGAAATATTTCATCCGGAAATACGCGACCAGATTGCTAAAGATAAATGTACAGCCGACCAATGGCTTCAGATACACGAGGAGTGGCACAAATTAGGTATGCGATCAAACGCTACCATGCTTTATGGGCATATCGAGGCGTACAAACATCGCATAGACCATATGGAGCGCTTGCGACAGTTACAAGATAAAACAGGTGGGTTCCAAACATTTATTCCATTAAAGTTCCGTAATAAGGATAACCAGATGTCGCACATTGCCGAATCGTCTGTTATAGAAGATCTGCGGAATTATGCTATTTCTCGCATTTATCTGGATAATTTTGACCATGTGAAAGCTTACTGGGCAATGATCAGTCGTACTACCGCTCAACTTTCTTTGAATTTTGGTGTTGATGATATAGATGGTACACTTGATGATACTACCAAAATTTACAGTATGGCAGGTGCAGAGGAACAACATCCGGGTATGAGCACCCGTGAATTGGTGGAACTGATAAAACAGGCGGGCCGTCACCCGATTGAAAGGGATACTTTATATAATGTGGTTACAGACTATAATGAATATGAGTTCCCCGAGCAGGCAAAACCGCAATTTTATAAATTGCCGGTAGTTAATTAG
- a CDS encoding histidine phosphatase family protein: MTKILYIVRHGQTDLNKQGIVQGRGMDTDLNAEGRLQADLFYRAYKDIPFDKIYISELKRTQQSVQQFIDSGIPYEKLSGLDELAWGIYEGKPSTPETKAAFLQVMRKWTAGELDIKFENGESPNEVQSRQKQALETILSHPDEKNVLICMHGRAMRLFLCLLTGQPLTKMEDFPHQNLVLYKVAYEGEKFEIVDFNNSIHLKNH, translated from the coding sequence ATGACAAAAATTTTATATATAGTTCGCCATGGCCAAACAGACCTTAATAAACAAGGGATTGTACAGGGCAGGGGAATGGATACAGACTTAAATGCTGAAGGCAGGCTACAGGCCGATTTGTTCTACAGAGCTTATAAGGACATACCTTTTGATAAAATATATATATCCGAATTAAAGCGTACCCAGCAAAGCGTTCAGCAGTTTATTGATTCGGGTATTCCTTATGAAAAATTATCCGGACTGGATGAGTTGGCCTGGGGAATATATGAAGGTAAACCAAGCACACCGGAAACCAAAGCGGCGTTTTTACAGGTAATGCGTAAATGGACAGCCGGCGAACTGGATATTAAATTTGAGAATGGTGAAAGCCCAAATGAGGTGCAGTCCCGCCAAAAGCAAGCCCTGGAAACAATATTAAGCCACCCGGATGAAAAAAATGTGCTGATATGTATGCATGGCAGGGCAATGCGTTTATTCCTTTGTTTATTAACCGGGCAGCCATTAACCAAAATGGAAGATTTCCCACACCAAAACCTTGTGCTGTATAAAGTTGCTTACGAAGGAGAAAAATTCGAGATCGTTGACTTTAATAATTCTATTCATTTAAAAAATCATTAA
- a CDS encoding menaquinone biosynthetic enzyme MqnA/MqnD family protein: MDKIKISAVSYTNTQPFIYGLHHTNIINKIDLSLDIPADCAQKLIDNTVDIGLIPVAAVINLPYWEIVSDYCIGADGPVNSVFIFSNCEIHQVKTLQLDPESRSSNNLARVLLKNYWQIKPDMVVNAPDYSLSTDLNTAFVQIGDRTFGKKDKYKYAYDLAEIWKIFTGLPFVFAAWIANKSIPQQFMDEFNQSLKVGLDNRDNVIAELPALNDFDFNDYLMHKLDFSLTENKIKALHLFIDYIKKLN; this comes from the coding sequence GTGGATAAAATAAAAATATCGGCGGTTAGCTATACTAACACGCAACCCTTTATATATGGTCTTCACCATACTAATATTATTAATAAAATTGATCTGAGCCTGGATATCCCGGCCGATTGTGCCCAAAAACTAATAGATAATACAGTTGATATTGGGCTAATCCCTGTTGCGGCAGTTATTAATTTGCCTTATTGGGAAATTGTATCCGATTATTGCATTGGTGCAGACGGACCGGTTAATTCGGTATTTATATTTAGTAATTGCGAAATACACCAAGTTAAAACCTTGCAGTTAGATCCCGAATCCCGTTCATCAAATAACCTTGCGCGGGTATTGCTTAAAAATTATTGGCAGATAAAGCCTGATATGGTAGTCAACGCACCTGACTATTCACTATCAACCGATCTGAATACTGCATTTGTACAGATAGGCGACCGTACTTTTGGGAAAAAAGATAAATATAAGTATGCTTACGATCTGGCTGAAATATGGAAAATATTTACAGGCCTTCCATTTGTATTTGCTGCCTGGATAGCAAATAAAAGCATACCGCAGCAATTTATGGACGAGTTTAACCAATCCCTTAAAGTTGGTTTGGATAACCGCGACAATGTTATTGCCGAATTACCCGCACTCAACGATTTTGACTTTAACGACTATCTAATGCATAAATTAGATTTCAGCCTAACCGAAAATAAAATAAAAGCGCTGCATCTTTTTATTGATTACATAAAAAAGCTTAATTGA
- a CDS encoding cold-shock protein: MKTGKVKWFNTQKGFGFIITEEGKDLFVHFKDVLGGVNAIKDNDNVEYEVEEGRKGLQAVKVKKV, from the coding sequence ATGAAAACTGGAAAAGTAAAATGGTTTAACACACAAAAAGGCTTCGGTTTTATCATTACCGAAGAAGGTAAAGACCTTTTTGTGCACTTTAAAGATGTATTGGGTGGTGTAAACGCTATCAAAGACAATGATAACGTTGAATACGAGGTGGAAGAAGGCAGAAAAGGGTTACAGGCGGTAAAAGTGAAAAAGGTATAA
- a CDS encoding homoserine O-acetyltransferase family protein, translating into MNTQIFKYQQPFELESGKQLLELEIGFHTYGTLNKQRNNVVWVCHALTANSDVLDWWKGLFGENDYFNPEEHYIVCANILGSTYGTTSPLSVNPATGLPYYLTFPDYTIRDIVKAHQLLANHLGVDSIEVLLGGSLGGQQALEWSIMEPNRIKNLVLIATNARHSPWGIAFNESQRLALSADTTFYNNTPDGGSKGLKAARSIALISYRTYKTYGVTQQEQTDELHNYRAASYQNYQGQKLVNRFNAYSYWYLTKVMDSHNVGRNRQGVERALSTITAKTLVIGIKSDVLFPIEEQQYLFRQIPKAALAEIDSFYGHDGFLIDTENLTNIISSFLKTDVKGKIIDLQQTA; encoded by the coding sequence ATGAATACACAAATATTTAAATATCAACAGCCATTTGAACTGGAATCGGGCAAGCAACTGCTGGAGCTTGAAATAGGTTTCCATACTTATGGTACATTAAATAAACAACGTAATAATGTAGTTTGGGTATGCCACGCACTAACAGCTAATTCAGATGTGCTGGATTGGTGGAAAGGTTTATTCGGTGAGAACGATTATTTTAACCCCGAAGAACATTACATTGTTTGCGCCAATATTTTAGGTTCGACCTACGGTACTACCAGTCCTTTAAGTGTTAATCCGGCTACCGGCCTGCCCTACTATCTTACATTTCCTGATTATACAATCCGGGATATTGTTAAAGCGCATCAATTACTGGCTAATCATTTAGGGGTTGATAGTATTGAAGTATTATTAGGAGGCTCCTTAGGCGGTCAGCAGGCTTTGGAATGGAGTATTATGGAGCCAAACCGGATAAAAAACCTGGTTTTAATAGCCACCAATGCCCGTCATTCACCCTGGGGCATTGCCTTTAACGAATCGCAGCGCCTGGCCTTAAGTGCTGATACAACCTTTTATAATAATACGCCCGATGGCGGCAGCAAAGGCTTGAAAGCAGCACGTAGTATTGCGCTTATCTCCTATCGTACCTATAAAACATACGGGGTTACCCAGCAAGAACAAACCGACGAACTACACAATTACCGTGCAGCCAGCTATCAGAATTACCAGGGTCAAAAATTGGTTAACCGTTTTAATGCATATAGCTATTGGTATTTAACTAAAGTAATGGACTCGCATAATGTGGGCCGTAACCGCCAGGGCGTAGAAAGAGCTCTGAGTACTATTACTGCTAAAACACTGGTAATCGGCATTAAATCTGATGTATTATTCCCTATCGAAGAGCAGCAATATCTGTTCAGACAAATACCGAAGGCTGCTTTGGCTGAAATAGATTCGTTTTATGGGCACGACGGATTTTTAATTGATACAGAGAATCTGACAAATATTATTTCATCTTTTTTAAAAACCGACGTAAAAGGTAAGATTATTGACTTGCAGCAAACCGCATAA
- a CDS encoding MFS transporter, with amino-acid sequence MTNITTQRANINMLFLVLVASLGYFVDIYDLLIFSIVRVKSLTEIGVPVTEIKTQGTFIINVQMFGLLLGGILWGIIGDKLGRIKVLFGSILLYSIANFLNSYVHSVNMYAVVRFFAGIGLAGELGAGITLVSETMSKEKRGYGTMIVAIVGLFGAVLANIVAKDYGWQNAYRVGGVLGIVLLALRMGTFESGMFKNAEKSNVSRGNFLMLFNDRKRFLKYLYCILIGAPLWYVVGVLVTLSPEFGKALGAKEVLNAGDGVLYTYIGISVGDLFAGLLAQLTKSRRLTMLIFLLLSVITVVIYLSSKGITASQFTWICFFMGCSVGYWATFVTIASEQFGTNLRATVTTTVPNFVRGALIPINALFGLFTAHYGMISSGYIMMGLLTIVALFSLSQLKETFGKDLNYMEGDVTPV; translated from the coding sequence ATGACTAATATTACCACCCAACGTGCCAATATCAATATGTTGTTCCTGGTGCTGGTAGCCTCGTTAGGTTACTTCGTTGATATTTATGATCTGTTGATATTTTCCATCGTCAGGGTTAAAAGCCTTACCGAAATTGGTGTACCCGTTACCGAAATAAAAACACAGGGGACCTTTATCATCAATGTGCAAATGTTTGGGCTGTTACTTGGTGGTATTTTATGGGGTATTATCGGCGATAAGCTTGGTCGTATAAAAGTGTTGTTCGGCTCTATTCTTTTATATTCTATTGCCAACTTTTTAAACAGCTATGTGCACAGCGTAAATATGTATGCAGTTGTACGCTTTTTTGCGGGTATAGGTTTAGCAGGTGAATTAGGAGCAGGAATAACATTGGTTAGTGAAACCATGAGCAAGGAGAAACGCGGCTATGGCACAATGATAGTGGCAATTGTAGGATTATTTGGTGCCGTGCTGGCTAATATTGTGGCCAAAGATTACGGCTGGCAAAATGCATACCGGGTAGGCGGTGTTTTAGGTATTGTACTATTGGCGCTACGCATGGGTACTTTTGAATCGGGTATGTTTAAAAATGCCGAAAAATCAAATGTATCGCGCGGGAACTTCCTGATGTTGTTTAATGATAGAAAGCGATTTTTAAAATACTTATACTGTATACTTATAGGCGCCCCGTTGTGGTATGTAGTAGGGGTGCTGGTTACTTTATCCCCCGAATTTGGTAAAGCCTTGGGTGCTAAAGAAGTTTTAAATGCCGGTGATGGGGTGTTATATACCTATATTGGTATATCAGTAGGCGACTTATTTGCCGGTTTATTGGCACAACTTACTAAATCGCGCAGATTGACCATGCTGATTTTCTTATTATTATCTGTGATTACCGTAGTTATTTATCTAAGTTCAAAAGGTATAACTGCCAGTCAATTTACCTGGATATGTTTTTTTATGGGTTGCAGTGTGGGCTACTGGGCAACCTTCGTTACTATTGCTTCCGAGCAATTTGGGACCAATTTACGCGCCACGGTTACTACAACGGTACCCAACTTTGTCCGTGGTGCGTTAATTCCTATAAACGCTTTATTTGGTCTTTTCACGGCGCATTATGGTATGATTAGTAGTGGTTATATTATGATGGGGTTATTAACCATTGTTGCCTTATTCTCTTTAAGTCAACTAAAAGAAACCTTTGGTAAAGATTTGAACTATATGGAAGGCGACGTTACGCCGGTTTAG
- a CDS encoding trans-sulfuration enzyme family protein has protein sequence MKIETIAIHAGNKIDDATKAVIQPIVMSTTFEREVDGSYEKGYIYSRAANPNRHLLENVLARLEGGVEAAAFSSGNAAGMAVFQSLTPGTHIIGPDDMYHGLRNQIKTLFAGILEFDFIDVNDEAVLRAHIKPNTGLIWIETPSNPLLKVTDIKKVITIAREHAIKVVCDNTFATPIFQQPLSLGADLVMHSSTKYFGGHSDLMGGALITPVKNEWWDKIRQVQEMGGAIPSPMDCYYLVRSLKTLPYRMKGHAHNAALLTDFLEKHPNVESVMYPGLTSHPQHQIAKNQMLGFGAMFSFCVKGGADEAKRVLSKLNLFTIATSLGGVESLIEHRASVEGPDTKTPQNLLRVSVGLEHIDDLIADMSAALQS, from the coding sequence ATGAAAATTGAAACTATAGCCATACATGCCGGCAATAAAATTGATGATGCTACTAAAGCTGTGATACAACCCATTGTTATGTCGACCACATTTGAACGGGAAGTTGATGGTAGCTATGAAAAAGGTTATATTTATAGTCGCGCCGCAAATCCTAACAGGCATTTATTAGAGAATGTACTGGCAAGATTAGAAGGTGGTGTAGAGGCTGCGGCATTCTCATCGGGCAATGCAGCTGGTATGGCTGTATTTCAATCATTAACACCAGGCACCCACATTATAGGCCCTGATGACATGTACCATGGCCTTCGTAACCAGATAAAAACACTGTTTGCAGGAATACTGGAGTTTGATTTTATTGATGTGAACGATGAAGCAGTATTAAGGGCGCATATTAAACCAAACACCGGTTTGATATGGATAGAAACGCCATCCAATCCATTGCTCAAGGTCACCGATATTAAAAAGGTAATCACCATAGCCCGAGAACATGCAATTAAGGTTGTTTGTGATAACACTTTTGCTACACCTATATTTCAGCAGCCGCTAAGCCTGGGGGCTGATCTGGTGATGCATTCATCTACAAAATATTTTGGAGGCCACAGCGATCTAATGGGGGGTGCTTTAATTACACCCGTAAAAAACGAATGGTGGGACAAAATACGCCAGGTGCAGGAAATGGGCGGCGCTATCCCCTCGCCAATGGATTGCTATTACCTGGTGCGCAGCCTTAAAACATTACCTTATCGCATGAAAGGCCATGCGCATAACGCAGCTTTACTTACAGATTTTTTAGAAAAACACCCAAATGTAGAAAGTGTGATGTATCCTGGGTTAACATCACATCCGCAGCACCAGATAGCTAAAAATCAAATGCTGGGCTTTGGTGCTATGTTTTCGTTCTGTGTTAAAGGGGGTGCCGATGAGGCGAAAAGAGTGTTGTCGAAATTAAATTTGTTCACTATTGCCACCAGTTTAGGCGGTGTAGAAAGTTTAATAGAACACCGGGCATCAGTTGAAGGGCCGGATACTAAAACACCACAAAATTTGTTAAGGGTATCGGTTGGGTTAGAACATATTGATGACCTGATAGCAGATATGTCGGCAGCACTTCAATCATAA